One Purpureocillium takamizusanense chromosome 1, complete sequence genomic window carries:
- a CDS encoding uncharacterized protein (EggNog:ENOG503P63B~COG:K), which yields MGPFSQPQWPTWAYSGLSDPFATYQQQFSNYPAYLAESMDTYQAHHNRHLVNHHQLSRATESKPRLSKEEVEVLEAEFQKNHKPSSNTKKALAESMRVDNARINNWFQNRRAREKKENNIREYEARQKLEKEKADAESGPQTDNIRQRDLVASSAPFPEPSTNFKVHLDAALSPSAQSLQETASETTEQSQGSPAFFSGQSKPASLVRTDSAESDQDDDVASLELSENADSYLAISQACAGVAILNSDPAVLMDSQPTAQNIGEYQDFMGADFETSCFASTQSLACDSTAKSPQAMDIASRRNRRPAPLAITGGRSYSSYAPKTAVDMSGKRGDRASPMRRVASASGSSRVKKPVSTPRSPFFDGIFPSRRSPSAAGPQGSGAPPTPDTPVALNHQGVVDGTASYSLDNKYLTTDMPLQDPTLRTPPTTPGFMDSLFPIGSGYDMSISEESLVSPGMGRLPNGFSVSAMQSGLPTYIGASNNGTSQVQPNPSLLSSQIGSTYLNFLGTGVDYTWPESSMRPSSASQQQHGGYLNLAPAAFSRVEN from the exons ATGGGGCCTTTCTCCCAACCGCAATGGCCGACCTGGGCATACTCGGGGCTCAGCGATCCGTTCGCTACCTACCAGCAGCAATTCTCAAATTACCCAGCCTACCTCGCCGAGTCCATGGACACGTATCAGGCGCATCACAACCGGCATCTGGTGAACCACCACCAATTGTCCAGGGCAACCGAGTCCAAGCCTCGCCTTTccaaggaggaggtggaggtcctcgaggccgagtttCAGAAGAATCACAAGCCGAGCAGCAACACGAAAAAGGCATTGGCCGAGTCCATGCGAGTCGATAATGCCCGCATAAAT AACTGGTTCCAGAACAGACGAGCccgcgagaagaaggaaaacaACATTCGAGAGTACGAAGCGAGGCAAAAGTTGGAGAAAGAAAAAGCAGATGCCGAGTCCGGCCCTCAGACAGACAACATCCGACAGCGCGATCTCGTGGCTTCCAGTGCACCGTTCCCGGAACCCTCGACGAACTTCAAGGTCCACCTTGATGCTGCcctctcgccgtcggcacAGTCTCTTCAGGAGACAGCCAGCGAGACCACAGAACAGAGCCAGGGCTCGCCCGCTTTCTTCTCAGGTCAGAGCAAGCCCGCTAGTCTTGTCAGGACCGACAGCGCCGAATCAgaccaggacgacgacgtcgctTCTCTGGAGCTCTCGGAGAACGCAGATAGCTACCTGGCCATCTCCCAGgcctgcgccggcgtcgcgatACTCAATTCGGATCCTGCTGTGTTGATGGATAGTCAGCCTACCGCCCAAAACATTGGCGAGTACCAGGACTTTATGGGAGCCGATTTCGAAACCTCCTGCTTCGCTTCCACCCAGTCCTTGGCTTGTGATTCCACGGCCAAGTCACCGCAAGCGATGGACATTGCATCCCGACGGAATCGCAGGCCCGCACCCCTGGCGATTACGGGAGGCCGGAGCTACTCTTCCTACGCCCCGAAGACTGCCGTAGATATGAGCGGCAAGAGAGGCGATCGTGCCAGTCCTATGCGCCGCGTTGCATCTGCTTCTGGGTCCAGCCGGGTCAAGAAGCCCGTGTCCACTCCCCGGAGCCCCTTCTTTGACGGCATATTTCCCTCGCGACGATCaccgagcgccgccggcccgcaaGGCAGCGGTGCACCACCGACTCCAGACACACCCGTTGCCCTCAACCACCAGGGTGTGGTTGACGGTACCGCTTCATACTCCTTAGACAACAAGTACCTGACCACAGACATGCCCCTTCAAGACCCTACTTTGCGCACTCCGCCCACGACCCCGGGGTTCATGGACAGCCTCTTCCCGATCGGATCTGGATATGACATGAGCATATCAGAAGAGAGCCTTGTCTCTCCTGGCATGGGCAGGCTTCCCAATGGTTTCTCTGTTTCTGCTATGCAGAGTGGGCTGCCTACTTATATCGGTGCTTCCAACAACGGCACAAGCCAAGTGCAGCCCAATCCATCGCTCCTCTCGTCGCAGATCGGATCGACATACCTGAATTTCCTCGGTACGGGCGTCGACTACACTTGGCCCGAATCGTCTATGCGGCCATCCTCAGCATCACAGCAACAGCATGGAGGATATCTAAATTTGGCACCCGCAGCCTTCAGTCGCGTCGAGAACTGA
- the GPP1 gene encoding DL-glycerol-3-phosphatase (COG:S~EggNog:ENOG503NV7R) — MGSQPSYSLPPEKASFSGFLFDMDGTIIDSTPAIVKHWHTIGKDIGVDPETILQTSHGRRSIDVLKILAPEKANWEYVAKVEGQLPQRYGDDATEIPGARSLLDALMALSSPWAIVTSGTKPLVSGWLDVLKFAMPKHLVTAESVENGKPDPACYLMGLEKLGLQDAAGDVLVLEDAPAGIRAGKAAGCKVIGLVTSHTVEQVVSAKPDWVVRDLESVRVVGQADGKVTIEISNALQQ, encoded by the exons ATGGGATCCCAGCCGAGTTactcgctgccgcccgagaaGGCTTCATTCTCAGGATTCCTGTTCGACATGGACGGGACCATCATCGACTCCACGCCGGCCATTGTAAAGCACTGGCACAC CATTGGAAAGGACATTGGCGTTGATCCTGAGACGATTCTTCAGACGTCCCATGGACGACGCAGCATAGATGTGCTCAAGATACTCGCGCCAGAAAAGGCAAACTGGGAGT ACGTCGCAAAGGTGGAAGGGCAGCTCCCGCAGCGATATGGAGACGACGCCACAGAAATCCCCGGGGCGCGATCATTACTCGACGCGCTGATGGCTCTGTCCAGCCCCTGGGCCATCGTCACGTCTGGCACCAAGCCGCTCGTCTCCGGCTGGCTCGACGTCCTCAAGTTCGCCATGCCGAAGCACCTTGTCACGGCTGAGTCGGTGGAGAACGGCAAGCCGGACCCTGCGTGTTATCTCATGGgcctcgagaagctcggGCTGCAGGATGCGGCCGGAGACGTGCTGGTGCTCGAAGACGCGCCTGCAGGCATTCGGGCGGGAAAGGCCGCCGGGTGCAAGGTCATCGGCCTTGTGACGAGCCACACAGTCGAGCAGGTCGTTTCCGCAAAGCCCGACTGGGTGGTCAGGGACCTCGAGTCTGTCCGGGTTGTTGGGCAagccgacggcaaggtgaCTATTGAGATTTCCAATGCCCTGCAACAATGA
- a CDS encoding Pyroglutamyl-peptidase I (EggNog:ENOG503P6Q6~COG:O~MEROPS:MER0011032): protein MGSQAKDPNELTVLVTGFGPFREGYPINPSWEIAKGLPEHLPPLPVKDPSSRNTIAIPPVRILVHPEPIRVSYKVVREVVPTLWDGSKGLKIDFAIHIGMAGPQPVYKVERRGHRTGYKSPDVDGEKLEDEGEGGHGEDWIWHGLPDEIATELDLDDVLERWQGHSLKDMDLRVSEDAGHFLCDFIYYSSLATLLKEDRPRNVAFLHVPANASDKNIIQGRGIALNLIRGIAESQTARRAAAERA from the exons ATGGGTTCGCAGGCCAAGGACCCAAATGAGCTGACAGTGCTTGTCACTGGCTTCGGC CCCTTCCGGGAGGGGTATCCCATCAATCCATCATGGGAGATCGCCAAGGGCCTCCCGGAGCacctcccgccgctgcccgtcaaGGACCCCAGCTCCCGAAACACCATTGCTATTCCACCTGTCcgcatcctcgtccaccCCGAGCCCATCCGCGTCAGCTACAAGGTTGTGCGCGAAGTCGTCCCGACCCTTTGGGATGGGTCCAAGGGCCTCAAGATCGACTTCGCGATACACATCGGCATGGCTGGTCCGCAGCCCGTGTACAAGGTGGAGAGGCGTGGGCATCGAACCGGGTACAAGTCGCCCGACGTGGATggcgagaagctcgaggacgaaggagagggcgggcatggcgaggATTGGATTTGGCACGGGCTGCCGGACGAGATCGCGACGGAACTGGACCTGGATGATGTTCTGGAGCGGTGGCAGGGCCATAGTTTG AAGGACATGGATCTGCGCGTCTCCGAGGACGCGGGCCATTTCCTCTGCGACTTCATATACTACTCGAGCCTGGCGACGCTACTGAAGGAGGACCGGCCTCGGAACGTGGCATTCCTCCACGTCCCGGCCAACGCATCGGACAAGAACATCATCCAGGGCCGGGGCATTGCCCTTAATTTGATCCGAGGCATCGCCGAGAGTcagacggcgaggagagcggcCGCGGAGCGGGCATAG
- a CDS encoding Pyroglutamyl-peptidase I (EggNog:ENOG503P6Q6~COG:O), giving the protein MCRKATCTTCNKATWWGCGSHIASVMDAIPVADRCVCEPKVEREGKQYPPMAKQPA; this is encoded by the exons ATGTGCCGGAAAGCCACCTGCACCACTTGCA ACAAGGCCACCTGGTGGGGCTGCGGCAGCCACATCGCGAGCGTCATGGATGCcatccccgtcgccgaccgctGCGTCTGCGAGCCCAaggtcgagcgcgagggcaaGCAGTATCCGCCCATGGCCAAGCAGCCGGCGTGA
- the KEL3 gene encoding Kelch repeat-containing protein 3 (COG:S~EggNog:ENOG503NW5U): MAKDKKKSSDAKKAKKAEKAAKQASKGEKKAKTKSAKIEGSDAEDVDLDEVLEEYRRQQEQFLKITETVCDAPPRPRAASTLMASPHDSNSLLLFGGEYFNGSLAQFYNDLHIYNVNRDEWRCVTSPNAPLPRSGHAWTRSSNPNFVYLFGGEFSSPKQGTFHHYSDFWRLEPATREWTKIEVKGKDKSPPARSGHRMTYWKQYIILFGGFQDTSNQTKYLADLWIFDTVNYVWHCPTLPSAQLKPDARSSFTLLPCESGAVLFGGYSRVKATVALKKKGTAKAQSQGQRNVLIPKVHDDCFFLRMAPPTSDATPTSPPTVRWERRKKPANSPNPSRAGATMTWHKGRGILFGGVHDVEQSEEGMDSEFFNQLFAWNIERNRFMPLGLRKPRQQKKNTQEQRVGRRGRAQANEEELLRQLAALETGASLDDADNMEIEKRLEEPDDDEKPAREMPVTMEPPHVRFNAQLAVQDDVLYIYGGTFEKGDREFTFDDLYAIDLSKLDGCKEVFSRPVEDWIESEDEEDDADDEEEDEDDSDGEDTEDDEQEQPLHTPSMRKKKDDTMSDTTSETASTSTVASEEEETDTTAASVDDGLPHPRPFESRREFFVRTTAEWQEILMTSLRWKNIQPETLTVKEIKTKAFELSEEKWWDCREEIMALEEEQEAAGIQEVVSLAERGDAGAGPGARRR, from the exons ATGGCAAAGGACAAGAAAAAGAGCTCAGACGCCAAAAAGGCTAAGAAG GCTGAAAAAGCAGCCAAACAAGCCAGcaagggcgagaagaaggccaagacCAAGTCGGCCAAAATCGAGGGTAGCGATGCTGAGGATGTGGACCTCGAtgaggtgctcgaggagTATCGTCGGCAGCAGGAGCAATTCCTCAAGATCACCGAGACCGTCTGTGATGCGCCTCCCAGgcctcgcgccgcgtccacaCTTATGGCCTCGCCGCACGACAGCAACAGCCTCCTCCTATTTGGCGGCGAGTACTTCAACGGCTCCCTTGCACAGTTCTACAACGACCTGCACATCTACAACGTGAACCGCGACGAATGGCGCTGCGTTACCTCCCCTAACGCCCCTCTTCCGCGATCTGGTCACGCGTGGACGCGGTCCAGCAATCCTAATTTTGTGTACCTCTTTGGCGGAGAATTTTCCTCGCCCAAGCAAGGAACATTTCACCACTATTCAGACTTTTGGAGACTGGAACCTGCCACGAGGGAGTGGACCAAGATCGAGGTTAAAGGCAAGGATAAGAGTCCTCCCGCCAGGAGTGGGCATCGCATGACGTACTGGAAGCAGTACATCATCCTCTTTGGCGGATTTCAAGATACATCGAACCAAACTAAGTATCTGGCGGATCTCTGGATCTTTGACACGGTCAACTACGTGTGGCACTGTCCGACACTGCCTTCCGCTCAGCTCAAACCTGATGCGAGATCATCTTTCACTCTGCTGCCTTGCGAGTCAGGGGCCGTTCTATTTGGCGGATATTCACGGGTCAAGGCGACGGTGGCCCTGAAGAAGAAAGGCACCGCCAAGGCACAATCACAGGGGCAAAGGAATGTTTTGATCCCCAAAGTACACGACGATTGCTTCTTCCTGAGAATGGCACCGCCTACCTCCGACGCAACTCCCACGTCTCCGCCGACAGTACGGTGGGAGAGACGCAAAAAACCCGCAAACTCTCCCAACCCTTCCCGTGCAGGCGCGACCATGACCTGGCACAAAGGGCGTGGCATTCTCTTCGGTGGCGTTCATGATGTGGAACAGAGCGAAGAAGGCATGGACAGCGAATTCTTCAACCAACTCTTCGCGTGGAACATTGAGCGGAACCGCTTCATGCCTTTAGGCCTGCGGAAGCCCCGTcagcagaagaagaacaCCCAGGAGCAGCGTGTGGGCCGTCGCGGTCGTGCACAAGCAAACGAAGAGGAACTCCTACGTCAacttgccgccctcgagacAGGCGCTTCTCTGGACGATGCTGACAATATGGAGATTGAGAAGAGGTTGGAGGAGccggatgacgacgagaagcCAGCCAGGGAAATGCCAGTAACCATGGAGCCGCCACATGTCAGGTTCAACGCGCAATTGGCCGTGCAGGACGATGTCCTATACATCTATGGCGGCACATTTGAGAAGGGTGATCGGGAGTTTACATTTGATGATCTCTACGCCATTGACCTGAGTAAACTCGACGGGTGCAAGGAAGTATTCAGCAGACCTGTGGAGGATTGGATC GAATCTgaggatgaagaagacgacgcagatgacgaagaggaagatgaagatgactCGGATGGAGAAGACACcgaagacgatgagcagGAACAGCCACTTCACACGCCCAGCAtgcgcaagaagaaggacgaTACCATGTCGGACACAACCTCCGAAACGGCATCAACCTCGACAGTCGCGTcggaagaggaagagaccGACACGACTGCCGCATCGGTGGATGATGGCCTTCCACACCCTCGG cccTTTGAGTCTCGGCGAGAGTTCTTCGTCCGCACGACGGCCGAGTGGCAGGAGATTCTCATGACAAGCCTCCGTTGGAAGAATATCCAGCCCGAAACCTTGACTGTCAAGGAGATCAAGACCAAGGCGTTTGAGCTCAGCGAGGAGAAGTGGTGGGACTGCCGCGAGGAGATTATGGCGCTCGAGGAAGAACAAGAGGCGGCGGGTATTCAGGAGGTTGTAAGCCTTGCGGAACGAGGTGATGCGGGCGCCGGCCCgggagcgaggcggcgataA
- the KEL3 gene encoding Kelch repeat-containing protein 3, variant 2 (COG:S~EggNog:ENOG503NW5U) gives MQAEKAAKQASKGEKKAKTKSAKIEGSDAEDVDLDEVLEEYRRQQEQFLKITETVCDAPPRPRAASTLMASPHDSNSLLLFGGEYFNGSLAQFYNDLHIYNVNRDEWRCVTSPNAPLPRSGHAWTRSSNPNFVYLFGGEFSSPKQGTFHHYSDFWRLEPATREWTKIEVKGKDKSPPARSGHRMTYWKQYIILFGGFQDTSNQTKYLADLWIFDTVNYVWHCPTLPSAQLKPDARSSFTLLPCESGAVLFGGYSRVKATVALKKKGTAKAQSQGQRNVLIPKVHDDCFFLRMAPPTSDATPTSPPTVRWERRKKPANSPNPSRAGATMTWHKGRGILFGGVHDVEQSEEGMDSEFFNQLFAWNIERNRFMPLGLRKPRQQKKNTQEQRVGRRGRAQANEEELLRQLAALETGASLDDADNMEIEKRLEEPDDDEKPAREMPVTMEPPHVRFNAQLAVQDDVLYIYGGTFEKGDREFTFDDLYAIDLSKLDGCKEVFSRPVEDWIESEDEEDDADDEEEDEDDSDGEDTEDDEQEQPLHTPSMRKKKDDTMSDTTSETASTSTVASEEEETDTTAASVDDGLPHPRPFESRREFFVRTTAEWQEILMTSLRWKNIQPETLTVKEIKTKAFELSEEKWWDCREEIMALEEEQEAAGIQEVVSLAERGDAGAGPGARRR, from the exons ATGCAGGCTGAAAAAGCAGCCAAACAAGCCAGcaagggcgagaagaaggccaagacCAAGTCGGCCAAAATCGAGGGTAGCGATGCTGAGGATGTGGACCTCGAtgaggtgctcgaggagTATCGTCGGCAGCAGGAGCAATTCCTCAAGATCACCGAGACCGTCTGTGATGCGCCTCCCAGgcctcgcgccgcgtccacaCTTATGGCCTCGCCGCACGACAGCAACAGCCTCCTCCTATTTGGCGGCGAGTACTTCAACGGCTCCCTTGCACAGTTCTACAACGACCTGCACATCTACAACGTGAACCGCGACGAATGGCGCTGCGTTACCTCCCCTAACGCCCCTCTTCCGCGATCTGGTCACGCGTGGACGCGGTCCAGCAATCCTAATTTTGTGTACCTCTTTGGCGGAGAATTTTCCTCGCCCAAGCAAGGAACATTTCACCACTATTCAGACTTTTGGAGACTGGAACCTGCCACGAGGGAGTGGACCAAGATCGAGGTTAAAGGCAAGGATAAGAGTCCTCCCGCCAGGAGTGGGCATCGCATGACGTACTGGAAGCAGTACATCATCCTCTTTGGCGGATTTCAAGATACATCGAACCAAACTAAGTATCTGGCGGATCTCTGGATCTTTGACACGGTCAACTACGTGTGGCACTGTCCGACACTGCCTTCCGCTCAGCTCAAACCTGATGCGAGATCATCTTTCACTCTGCTGCCTTGCGAGTCAGGGGCCGTTCTATTTGGCGGATATTCACGGGTCAAGGCGACGGTGGCCCTGAAGAAGAAAGGCACCGCCAAGGCACAATCACAGGGGCAAAGGAATGTTTTGATCCCCAAAGTACACGACGATTGCTTCTTCCTGAGAATGGCACCGCCTACCTCCGACGCAACTCCCACGTCTCCGCCGACAGTACGGTGGGAGAGACGCAAAAAACCCGCAAACTCTCCCAACCCTTCCCGTGCAGGCGCGACCATGACCTGGCACAAAGGGCGTGGCATTCTCTTCGGTGGCGTTCATGATGTGGAACAGAGCGAAGAAGGCATGGACAGCGAATTCTTCAACCAACTCTTCGCGTGGAACATTGAGCGGAACCGCTTCATGCCTTTAGGCCTGCGGAAGCCCCGTcagcagaagaagaacaCCCAGGAGCAGCGTGTGGGCCGTCGCGGTCGTGCACAAGCAAACGAAGAGGAACTCCTACGTCAacttgccgccctcgagacAGGCGCTTCTCTGGACGATGCTGACAATATGGAGATTGAGAAGAGGTTGGAGGAGccggatgacgacgagaagcCAGCCAGGGAAATGCCAGTAACCATGGAGCCGCCACATGTCAGGTTCAACGCGCAATTGGCCGTGCAGGACGATGTCCTATACATCTATGGCGGCACATTTGAGAAGGGTGATCGGGAGTTTACATTTGATGATCTCTACGCCATTGACCTGAGTAAACTCGACGGGTGCAAGGAAGTATTCAGCAGACCTGTGGAGGATTGGATC GAATCTgaggatgaagaagacgacgcagatgacgaagaggaagatgaagatgactCGGATGGAGAAGACACcgaagacgatgagcagGAACAGCCACTTCACACGCCCAGCAtgcgcaagaagaaggacgaTACCATGTCGGACACAACCTCCGAAACGGCATCAACCTCGACAGTCGCGTcggaagaggaagagaccGACACGACTGCCGCATCGGTGGATGATGGCCTTCCACACCCTCGG cccTTTGAGTCTCGGCGAGAGTTCTTCGTCCGCACGACGGCCGAGTGGCAGGAGATTCTCATGACAAGCCTCCGTTGGAAGAATATCCAGCCCGAAACCTTGACTGTCAAGGAGATCAAGACCAAGGCGTTTGAGCTCAGCGAGGAGAAGTGGTGGGACTGCCGCGAGGAGATTATGGCGCTCGAGGAAGAACAAGAGGCGGCGGGTATTCAGGAGGTTGTAAGCCTTGCGGAACGAGGTGATGCGGGCGCCGGCCCgggagcgaggcggcgataA
- the tgs1 gene encoding putative diacylglycerol O-acyltransferase tgs1 (EggNog:ENOG503P0ET~COG:S~BUSCO:EOG0926306O), which translates to MGSANFHDIVGSDAFAFRPAGELPLTDDCRHYEGKHEVPWDIQKYFAQRYSIFSWYDEGVCLTDDAWFGVTPEPVANAIAADLQDSESSKTVLIDAFAGAGGNTIAFALSGRWEHIIAIERDASTLACAQNNSRIYGVDPAMVTWVRGDSFEYFRALINRRHTLHPKLRVDIATTVVFASPPWGGPGYRSDDVFDLRTMQPYNLKQLHDAYSLMDHVLFLPRTSDIRQIARLAPEGRKIPVVQYCMQGASKAMAAYIPATANLGQDGKQASSRIRPASRPDHSENESSPSVENSTRPTQ; encoded by the exons ATGGGGAGCGCGAACTTCCACGATATCGTAGGGAGCGACGCCTTCGCCTTTCGTCCAGCCGGTGAACTGCCGCTCACTGATGACTGCCGCCACTATGAAGGAAAGCACGAGGTACCCTGGGACATACAAAA ATACTTCGCCCAGAGATACTCCATTTTTTCGTGGTACGACGAAGGCGTGTGCCTGACCGATGATGCCTGGTTTGGCGTGACGCCAGAGCCAGTCGCAAA TGCAATAGCTGCCGACTTACAAGACTCAGAATCGTCAAAGACAGTTCTTATCGACGCCTTTGCGGGCGCCGGTGGCAACACCATCGCCTTTGCTCTTAGTGGTCGTTGGGAACATATCATTGCCATCGAGCGTGACGCCTCGACCCTCGCGTGCGCACAAAATAATTCGCGCATTTATGGTGTTGATCCCGCTATGGTAACTTGGGTTCGTGGCGACAGTTTCGAATATTTCCGCGCCTTGATCAACCGGCGGCACACATTGCACCCAAAACTGAGAGTCGACATTGCCACGACCGTTGTGTTCGCCAGCCCCCCGTGGGGAGGCCCGGGGTACCGGTCAGACGACGTTTTCGACTTGCGGACTATGCAGCCGTATAATCTCAAGCAGCTTCATGATGCCTACAGCCTCATGGATCATGTTCTGTTTCTGCCCCGTACGAGTGACATTCGGCAAATTGCCAGGCTTGCTCCCGAGGGCCGCAAGATTCCGGTAGTGCAGTATTGCATGCAGGGTGCAAGCAAGGCAATGGCTGCCTACATCCCTGCGACGGCAAACCTCGGACAGGACGGCAAACAGGCGAGCAGTCGGATCCGACCGGCATCACGGCCAGATCACTCAGAGAACGAATCAAGTCCTTCCGTTGAAAATTCTACAAGGCCGACTCAGTAG
- a CDS encoding uncharacterized protein (EggNog:ENOG503P0Y6~BUSCO:EOG09262V9N~COG:U), with product MFNALNRFMSRLDGGEPQHRQHERGSFGFQVLRNTNLQLAVEPWFDFIVGINGRPIDDPNPSLFAQEVQNCAGGTVTLGLWNAKGQRTREMHVPVPSDSASLGLSLQYAPIALAANIWHVLDVAPNSPADHAALLPYSDYILGSPEGALHGEGALGELVEDHIGRPLRLYVYNNEYDVTREVTIQPSRGWGGDGALGCVLGYGALHRLPPPLSEPVNAPGETMFDGANNEKAEGVSVSGNASAPPPPSGGEFLVPAQIVGSTPSAPPRTGKKKERHGHSPNQLMDDYFKEEEAKSREVDNAPTSKGSVVPPPPKASGGPPKAEPRAAEAEGGGNE from the exons ATGTTCAACGCGCTGAATCGGTTTATGTCccgcctggacggcggcgagccacaGCATCGGCAACACGAGCGCGGATCATTTGGCTTCCAGGTCCTGAGGAACACAAATTTGCAGCTTGCGGTCGAACCATGGTTTGACTTCATCGTGGGGATCAATGGCAGACCGATC GACGACCCGAACCCGAGTCTTTTCGCCCAAGAAGTACAGAACTGTGCCGGAGGGACTGTAACTCTGGGACTTTGGAATGCCAAG GGTCAACGTACGCGAGAGATGCATGTCCCCGTCCCCAGCGACAGCGCCTCACTTGGCCTTTCCCTTCAATACGCGCCAATTGCACTCGCCGCAAACATCTGGCATGTCCTTGATGTTGCACCAAACTCGCCCGCCGATCACGCTGCCCTTCTGCCGTACAGCGACTACATTCTTGGCAGCCCTGAAGGTGCTCTACATGGCGAAGGCGCCCTTGGTGAGCTAGTCGAGGATCACATTGGGCGACCTCTCAGACTATACGTCTACAATAACGAATACGATGTGACGCGAGAGGTCACGATACAACCAAGCAGAGGCTGGGGCGGAGACGGTGCGCTGGGATGCGTTCTTGGCTACGGAGCTCTGCATCGGCTGCCACCTCCGTTGAGTGAGCCGGTGAACGCGCCAGGAGAAACCATGTTTGATGGAGCCAACAACGAGAAGGCCGAAGGCGTCTCTGTATCTGGGAACGCGTCtgccccgccaccgccatcggGGGGCGAGTTTCTCGTCCCCGCGCAGATTGTTGGCTCAACGCCATCCGCTCCACCGCGGACtgggaagaagaaagagCGTCATGGGCATAGCCCCAACCAGCTGATGGATGACTACttcaaggaggaggaagccaaGAGTCGAGAAGTGGATAATGCGCCAACGTCGAAAGGCTCGGtggtcccgccgccgcctaaAGCCTCTGGAGGCCCGCCAAAAGCTGAGCCCAGAGCTGCGGAGGCGGAAGGGGGTGGAAATGAATGA
- the OST2 gene encoding oligosaccharyltransferase complex subunit epsilon (BUSCO:EOG09265JA7~EggNog:ENOG503P5BN~COG:I~TransMembrane:3 (i66-89o95-113i133-152o)), translated as MAPRKNTREPAPSAVATTQPSTAAGSVPQQPKPATTLKSAGAANWDEVLQNICQYYMKETPQRTKLVDVFLVFLAAVGALQFVYCILAGNYPFNAFLSGFCATVGQFVLTVSLRIQTSEANKSDFPAVSPERAFADFIVCSLILHFFCINFIN; from the exons ATGGCTCCCAGGAAGAACACACGCGAGCCCGCACCCTCGGCTGTCGCGACGACCCAGCCGAGCACGGCCGCAGGCTCCGTACCCCAGCAGCCAAAGCCAGCGACGACCCTCAAgtccgccggcgctgccaaCTGGGATGAGGTCCTGCAGAACATCTGCCAGTACTACATGAAGGAGACGCCCCAGCGTACCAAGCTTGTCGACGTGTTCCTCGTCTTTCTCGCAGCCGTTGGCGCATTGCAGTTCGTGTACTGCATCCTGGCGGGTAATTAC CCTTTCAACGCCTTCCTCTCCGGTTTCTGCGCTACAGTAGGGCAGTTTGTCCTTACAG TGTCATTACGGATCCAAACAAGCGAGGCGAACAAGAGCGATTTCCCAGCAGTATCCCCCGAACG GGCCTTTGCCGACTTCATTGTCTGCAGTCTTATCCTGCATTTCTTCTGCATCAACTTCATCAACTAG
- a CDS encoding uncharacterized protein (COG:S~TransMembrane:4 (o6-24i31-49o55-72i84-101o)~EggNog:ENOG503P5SP), with product MSQLQNSSYALAALTAGGGIMGYVRTRSVPSLVAGSAVGILYGIGGYRLQSREPYGIELSLLASIILGGSAIPRAIRLRKPVPVLLSVLSAFGLFTFGNAYRQKL from the exons ATG TCCCAGCTTCAGAACTCGTCCTATGCGCTTGCAGCGCTGACTGCAGGTGGTGGCATCATGGGCTACGTGAGGACGCGGTCGGTGCCCTCGCTTGTCGCTGGATCCGCCGTTGGAATCCTCT acggcatcggcggctATCGCCTCCAGAGCCGGGAGCCCTATGGTATCGAGCTGAGTCTGCTCGCCTccatcatcctcggcggctctGCCATTCCCCGGGCTATCCGACTCAGGAAGCCTGTCCCAGTCCTCCTCAGCGTCCTGTCGGCGTTCGGCCTGTTCACCTTTGGCAACGCCTACCGCCAGAAGCTGTGA
- a CDS encoding uncharacterized protein (EggNog:ENOG503P7GR~COG:O), with amino-acid sequence MHPHLHTKNALACEEIIAALEQCHAQGFMHKATGGCNDVKDKVNQCLREERSKMQAENRAAAKAKRDRLKEEQKALGL; translated from the exons ATGCATCCTCACCTACACACCAAAAATGCGCTAG CATGTGAAGAAATCATTGCCGCGCTCGAGCAGTGCCATGCCCAAGGATTCATGCACAAAGCAACGGGCGGCTGCAACGACGTCAAGGACAAAGTCAACCAGTGCTTGCGCGAGGAACGTTCCAAGATGCAAGCCGAGAACAGGGCCGCCGCAAAGGCAAAGCGCGATCGCCTCAAAGAGGAGCAGAAAGCCCTCGGTCTGTAA